One Clostridium estertheticum DNA segment encodes these proteins:
- a CDS encoding undecaprenyldiphospho-muramoylpentapeptide beta-N-acetylglucosaminyltransferase, producing MEKHKIIMTGGGSAGHVTPNLALIPKLKMLGYEIQYIGTKEGIERKIIEGENIKYYPISSGKLRRYFDIKNFSDPLKVIKGIFEAKKIMKIEKPDIVFSKGGFVSVPVVLAAYLSKVPVIAHECDITPGLANKLAAPYCTKVCVTFPEALNEIKGGKGVVTGNPIRRELFLGSKIKAKEICDFKNEKPILLVIGGSLGSKVINEAIRTKLDKLILKYNIIHICGKDNMDKSVQNKVGYVQFEYVVNELPHLLAAADLVVSRAGANAIFELLALRKPNLLVPLSASVSRGDQILNAKSFEKSGYSMVIQDEELTPEYLQMKINELYNDSEKYIGKMNTSNTENSIDLIVNLIEKYRKR from the coding sequence GTGGAAAAGCACAAAATAATAATGACTGGTGGCGGTTCAGCAGGACATGTTACACCAAATCTTGCACTTATACCAAAACTTAAAATGTTAGGTTATGAAATCCAATATATTGGGACAAAAGAGGGCATTGAAAGAAAAATAATAGAGGGTGAAAATATAAAATATTATCCTATTTCTAGTGGGAAACTTCGAAGGTATTTCGATATAAAGAATTTTTCCGATCCACTAAAAGTAATTAAAGGGATTTTTGAAGCAAAAAAAATAATGAAAATTGAAAAACCGGATATTGTTTTTTCAAAGGGTGGTTTTGTTTCTGTACCAGTGGTTCTTGCGGCATACCTGTCCAAGGTGCCAGTAATTGCACATGAATGTGATATTACACCAGGACTTGCTAATAAACTCGCCGCACCCTATTGCACAAAGGTATGTGTAACTTTTCCAGAGGCCTTAAATGAAATAAAAGGTGGAAAAGGGGTAGTAACTGGTAATCCTATAAGGCGAGAATTATTTCTAGGAAGCAAAATAAAGGCTAAGGAAATATGTGACTTTAAAAATGAAAAACCAATATTGCTGGTTATTGGTGGAAGCCTAGGATCTAAAGTTATAAATGAAGCCATAAGGACAAAGCTTGACAAATTGATTTTGAAGTATAATATTATTCATATTTGTGGCAAGGATAATATGGATAAATCAGTTCAAAACAAAGTTGGCTATGTGCAATTTGAATATGTAGTGAATGAATTACCTCATTTATTGGCTGCTGCGGATCTTGTGGTATCAAGAGCAGGCGCAAATGCAATTTTTGAACTTTTAGCATTAAGAAAGCCTAATTTATTAGTTCCACTATCAGCGAGTGTCAGCAGGGGAGACCAAATCCTTAATGCCAAATCTTTTGAAAAAAGTGGGTATAGTATGGTTATTCAAGATGAGGAGTTAACTCCTGAATATTTACAAATGAAAATTAATGAATTGTATAATGACTCAGAAAAATATATTGGGAAAATGAATACAAGTAACACAGAAAATAGCATTGATTTGATAGTTAATCTAATAGAAAAATATAGAAAAAGATGA
- a CDS encoding alpha/beta-type small acid-soluble spore protein has translation MANRTLVPQAREGLNKFKMEAAQEVGVNLTNGYNGDLTSRQNGSVGGQMVKKMVEQYEKNL, from the coding sequence ATGGCAAACAGAACATTAGTACCACAAGCTAGAGAGGGATTAAACAAATTTAAAATGGAAGCTGCTCAAGAAGTTGGAGTTAATTTAACTAATGGTTACAATGGAGATCTTACTTCAAGACAAAACGGTTCTGTAGGCGGACAAATGGTTAAAAAAATGGTTGAGCAATACGAAAAAAACCTATAA
- a CDS encoding DNA topoisomerase IV subunit A, whose product MAKKFDVPKDNNIIMTPIEEAMPDNYLPYAVEVARDRALPDVRDGLKPVHRRILYGAYMLKAFPDKPYYKSARIVGDILGKYHPHGDSSVYGAMVILAQDFATRKPLIDGHGNWGSQDGDNAAAMRYTEARLSPIALEMIRDIDKGVVEMVDNYSDTEKEPSVLPSRYPNLLVNGTFGIAVGIATNIPPHNLGEVIDGLLAYADNEEITTKQLMKYIKGPDLPTGGILIGKNAIQAAYESGEGKVTLRSKMKIETLESGRLGIVITEFPYRKNKAKLLGSISDMTADKKHAKALESIIDIRDESDRSGLRSVIEFKKSTDKETASKVLKYLLKKTELQCNLPFNMVALANGKPQTMGLKTILMHYLNHQKDVVTKRTQNELAVAENRFHIVEGFIKAVDVMDEIIVIIRGSKSKKDAGENLISRFGFSSIQSDAILELMLYRLTGLEIKIFLKEYKKLEALIKGYKKILENEKELLKVIKTEISEIKEKYNDPRRSEIIEDDNEAKIDVEELIMVEDIMITLSNDGYIKRVPMKSYNRSNTNIEDIEYREGDFNTYLIGASTKDTLMIFTDLGNMYQLRGDLVPEYKWKEKGERLDTLLRGIDLTKEKIVDTLSSENLSAEKEFMFFTNKGNIKKTDLDKFMTSYTKLSALRLRENEKLLHVVLIDKERQENFLKVLTKEGLEFSVEEPVLQDIDRNTIGTQLFNLTSVDEVVKIEFTQGYDYKEFYISINAKGAIKISSRKTNTHLSTYTKSSATLLIFTEKGAVHKLPSYMIQNIDKTGIFINTLLDNFNIEDKIVDIVSIDSFNEDISIYFFTKKGFTKRTKLCELEGDFFGAMVYKLKTEEDKLTSVKINSDKEDKDILMVTKKAMCIRFNVNTINFMGKVASGVTGISLRDDEDEVIFVDLVPAVTKKDQGSNEIAVTFEQDLCLTVSSFKGEKKTIRLQDINVQNRAGRGKNLTNALVDDYVEEVTLTTVEK is encoded by the coding sequence ATGGCAAAAAAATTTGACGTACCTAAAGACAATAATATAATAATGACTCCTATAGAGGAAGCAATGCCAGATAACTACCTTCCATATGCCGTGGAGGTTGCCCGGGATAGAGCGCTACCAGATGTACGAGATGGTTTAAAACCAGTACATAGAAGGATTCTTTATGGAGCATATATGCTAAAGGCCTTTCCAGACAAGCCTTATTATAAATCAGCAAGAATAGTTGGAGATATTCTTGGTAAATACCATCCCCATGGAGATAGTTCTGTTTATGGCGCCATGGTAATACTTGCCCAAGATTTTGCCACAAGAAAACCATTAATAGATGGTCATGGAAACTGGGGAAGTCAAGATGGAGATAATGCGGCTGCTATGCGTTATACAGAAGCAAGGCTTTCACCTATTGCTCTTGAAATGATAAGAGATATTGATAAAGGCGTTGTGGAGATGGTAGATAACTATTCTGATACAGAAAAGGAACCATCTGTACTGCCTTCTAGATATCCTAATTTGCTAGTAAATGGGACCTTTGGAATAGCTGTAGGAATAGCAACAAACATACCACCTCATAATCTAGGCGAGGTAATTGATGGATTGCTAGCTTATGCAGATAATGAGGAAATCACTACAAAACAGCTAATGAAATATATTAAAGGACCAGATCTACCAACAGGAGGCATTTTAATCGGTAAAAACGCTATACAAGCTGCTTATGAGAGTGGTGAAGGAAAGGTAACTCTGCGTTCTAAAATGAAAATTGAAACATTAGAAAGTGGACGCCTTGGCATAGTTATTACAGAATTCCCTTACAGAAAAAATAAGGCAAAGCTTCTTGGATCTATTTCTGATATGACAGCGGACAAAAAACATGCAAAAGCACTAGAGTCCATCATAGATATTAGAGATGAGTCTGATAGAAGTGGACTTAGATCTGTAATTGAATTTAAAAAGTCCACAGATAAGGAAACTGCGAGTAAGGTACTTAAATACCTGTTGAAAAAAACAGAACTTCAATGTAATTTACCTTTTAACATGGTAGCGTTGGCTAATGGAAAGCCTCAAACTATGGGGCTTAAAACCATATTAATGCACTACCTAAATCATCAAAAGGATGTTGTGACTAAAAGGACTCAAAATGAACTAGCAGTTGCTGAAAATAGATTCCATATTGTAGAGGGATTTATTAAGGCAGTAGATGTAATGGATGAAATTATTGTAATAATTAGGGGTTCAAAATCTAAAAAGGATGCTGGAGAAAACCTTATTAGTAGGTTTGGATTTTCGAGTATTCAAAGTGATGCAATTCTTGAACTTATGCTATACAGGCTAACAGGGCTTGAAATAAAAATATTCTTAAAGGAATATAAAAAACTGGAAGCACTAATTAAAGGATATAAAAAAATTCTTGAAAATGAGAAGGAACTTTTGAAAGTAATAAAAACGGAAATCTCAGAAATCAAAGAAAAATATAATGATCCTAGGCGTTCGGAAATTATTGAAGATGATAATGAGGCTAAAATAGATGTGGAAGAGTTAATCATGGTAGAGGATATTATGATAACGCTATCTAACGATGGTTATATAAAAAGAGTGCCTATGAAATCTTATAATAGGTCTAACACTAATATAGAAGATATAGAGTATAGAGAGGGAGATTTTAATACATATTTAATCGGAGCAAGTACTAAAGATACCTTAATGATCTTTACAGACCTTGGAAATATGTATCAACTAAGAGGCGATTTAGTGCCGGAATATAAGTGGAAGGAAAAAGGCGAAAGACTTGATACCCTACTTCGAGGTATAGATTTAACAAAAGAGAAAATCGTTGATACACTTTCCTCTGAAAATTTATCTGCTGAAAAGGAATTTATGTTCTTTACAAATAAAGGGAATATAAAGAAAACAGACTTGGACAAATTTATGACGAGCTATACTAAATTATCTGCTTTAAGGCTAAGAGAAAATGAAAAACTTCTTCATGTTGTGTTAATTGATAAGGAAAGGCAAGAAAATTTCTTAAAGGTATTAACAAAGGAAGGGTTGGAGTTTTCTGTGGAAGAGCCGGTACTTCAGGATATTGATAGAAATACAATAGGTACTCAGTTATTTAATCTCACCTCAGTGGATGAAGTGGTAAAAATAGAATTTACGCAGGGATATGATTATAAAGAATTCTATATTAGTATAAATGCAAAAGGTGCAATAAAAATATCTAGTAGAAAAACCAATACACATTTAAGCACCTATACTAAATCATCTGCTACACTGCTTATATTTACAGAAAAAGGCGCAGTTCATAAATTACCTAGTTATATGATTCAGAATATTGATAAGACTGGTATATTTATTAACACCTTGCTTGACAATTTCAATATTGAGGATAAAATAGTAGACATTGTGTCCATCGATAGTTTCAATGAAGACATAAGTATATATTTCTTTACTAAAAAAGGATTTACAAAACGAACTAAGCTTTGTGAATTAGAAGGAGATTTCTTCGGGGCCATGGTATATAAGCTTAAGACAGAAGAAGATAAATTAACCTCTGTAAAGATCAACAGTGATAAGGAAGATAAGGATATACTAATGGTGACTAAAAAGGCAATGTGCATAAGATTTAATGTGAATACTATTAACTTTATGGGGAAAGTTGCCTCAGGGGTAACAGGAATTAGCCTAAGAGATGATGAGGATGAAGTTATTTTTGTAGATTTGGTACCTGCAGTAACAAAAAAAGACCAAGGTTCAAATGAGATAGCTGTAACCTTTGAGCAAGATTTGTGTTTAACCGTGAGCTCTTTTAAAGGCGAAAAGAAGACTATAAGACTTCAGGATATAAACGTTCAGAATAGGGCAGGTAGAGGCAAAAACTTAACTAATGCACTAGTAGACGATTATGTAGAGGAAGTTACGTTAACAACAGTTGAAAAATAA
- a CDS encoding GtrA family protein produces the protein MNKKHKRIQSLIQFIKYSMVGASNIIIDIIILNILSYTTGITHGKILFIFNLIAFSVYSVCGYKLNQKFTFSGTPQKKAYFQYASVLFFSMLLNSFMLILLTRHNPLAHHMHRGWNIMKLNHLWLNICILIDSMTIGFLGFLINKFFVFNKKKTR, from the coding sequence ATGAATAAAAAGCATAAAAGAATACAGTCCTTGATTCAATTTATTAAGTATTCAATGGTTGGTGCTTCTAACATTATAATAGATATTATCATATTAAACATTCTTTCCTATACTACTGGCATAACTCATGGGAAAATATTATTTATTTTTAATCTTATAGCCTTCTCCGTTTATTCAGTTTGTGGGTATAAGTTAAATCAGAAATTCACTTTTAGTGGAACTCCACAAAAAAAAGCTTACTTTCAATACGCATCTGTACTATTTTTTAGTATGCTTTTAAATAGTTTTATGTTAATTTTATTAACTAGACACAACCCACTTGCTCATCATATGCATAGAGGATGGAATATAATGAAGTTAAATCATCTTTGGCTTAACATATGTATCCTAATAGATTCTATGACTATTGGTTTTCTTGGCTTCTTAATTAACAAATTTTTTGTTTTCAATAAAAAGAAAACACGCTAA
- the recJ gene encoding single-stranded-DNA-specific exonuclease RecJ, with product MEKKWLIRSTSKDIRTLAKDSGVSEVIAKILINRGFQNKIDIKKFMTASLEDLYDPFLMKDMEKATELIKLAIENKKKIVVYGDYDADGVTSTVIMYKSLRKCGALVEYYVPDRELEGYGINSDRIRKLSSEGFEVVLTCDNGIAATEQVKLAKELGMTVIITDHHELSFDEDSRGLRTFKIPPADAVINPKQVDCNYPFKQLCGAGIALKFVQALYLKLGINKQAVVEFIEIAGIGTICDVVDLIDENRIIAKNALGMLTNTKNLGLKCLKDILNISDKEIKSYHVGFQIGPCINATGRLESAAISVELLICEDETRAAELAKTLFELNKKRQDMTTENVEKVIELVQHSAFRNDKVLVIYKDTIHESIAGIVAGRVRETFNVPTIILTKGRDNPKGSARSIEEYNLFEELIKCEELLLKFGGHPMAAGLSIKEENIEKLRQKLNYICRLTDEDIIPKVRIDERMPLNRINYGIIEELELLEPYGKGNPSPLLAEKNIPVLKIDILGKNANTIKIKFLMPGTNKTIDGIFFNRVDEFMEMLKDSYGQDYMNYFGNPRGMKLDLIFTPQINEYNGNKSIQLKIIEFKLS from the coding sequence ATGGAGAAAAAGTGGTTAATAAGAAGTACCTCTAAAGACATTAGAACCCTTGCAAAAGACTCTGGGGTAAGTGAGGTCATAGCTAAGATTTTAATTAATAGGGGATTTCAAAATAAAATAGATATAAAAAAATTTATGACAGCTAGTTTAGAGGATTTATATGATCCATTTTTAATGAAGGATATGGAAAAAGCCACAGAATTAATTAAACTCGCTATTGAAAACAAGAAAAAAATAGTAGTATATGGAGACTATGATGCGGATGGTGTTACTAGTACTGTTATAATGTATAAATCATTAAGAAAATGTGGTGCACTGGTAGAATACTATGTTCCGGATAGGGAACTTGAAGGTTATGGGATAAATAGTGATAGAATAAGAAAGCTTAGTTCAGAAGGCTTTGAAGTGGTTTTGACTTGTGATAATGGAATTGCTGCAACTGAGCAGGTTAAATTGGCAAAAGAACTAGGAATGACAGTTATAATAACGGATCACCATGAGTTATCTTTTGACGAAGATAGCAGGGGGCTTAGAACTTTCAAGATTCCTCCAGCGGATGCAGTTATTAATCCAAAACAAGTGGATTGTAATTATCCCTTTAAACAGTTGTGTGGCGCAGGTATTGCACTTAAATTTGTACAAGCGCTATATTTAAAACTTGGAATTAATAAACAAGCTGTAGTGGAATTTATAGAAATAGCGGGAATAGGAACTATTTGTGATGTGGTAGATTTAATTGATGAAAATAGAATAATTGCTAAAAATGCCTTAGGAATGTTAACAAATACAAAAAATCTTGGTTTAAAATGTTTGAAGGACATTTTGAACATTTCTGATAAAGAGATAAAATCCTATCATGTTGGGTTTCAAATAGGACCATGCATAAATGCTACAGGAAGATTAGAGTCAGCGGCTATTTCAGTTGAACTTCTTATTTGTGAAGATGAGACTCGCGCAGCAGAACTCGCTAAAACATTATTTGAACTTAATAAAAAAAGACAAGACATGACAACGGAAAATGTGGAAAAGGTAATTGAGCTTGTGCAGCATTCAGCTTTTAGAAATGACAAAGTATTAGTAATTTATAAAGATACCATTCATGAGAGTATCGCAGGAATTGTAGCAGGGCGTGTTAGGGAAACTTTTAACGTTCCAACAATAATATTAACTAAAGGAAGAGACAACCCTAAAGGTTCAGCAAGATCCATTGAAGAATACAATTTATTTGAGGAATTAATAAAATGTGAAGAGCTACTATTAAAATTTGGAGGACACCCAATGGCTGCAGGTCTTTCTATAAAAGAGGAAAATATAGAAAAATTAAGGCAAAAGTTAAATTATATCTGCAGGCTAACGGATGAGGATATTATACCTAAAGTAAGAATCGATGAAAGAATGCCACTAAATAGAATAAATTATGGGATAATTGAAGAATTAGAACTTTTAGAGCCTTATGGTAAAGGAAATCCCTCACCACTACTTGCTGAAAAAAACATTCCAGTTTTAAAAATAGATATATTAGGGAAAAATGCTAATACAATTAAAATAAAATTTTTAATGCCAGGAACAAATAAAACAATTGATGGAATATTTTTTAATAGAGTAGATGAATTTATGGAAATGCTAAAAGATTCCTATGGACAAGACTATATGAATTATTTTGGAAATCCAAGAGGAATGAAACTAGATTTAATTTTTACACCTCAAATAAATGAGTACAATGGGAACAAATCTATTCAATTGAAAATCATAGAATTTAAACTTAGTTAA
- a CDS encoding alpha/beta-type small acid-soluble spore protein gives MANRKLVPQARAGLNKFKMETAKELGVNFTDYNGDLTSRECGSVGGEMVKKMVQQYEENL, from the coding sequence ATGGCAAACAGAAAATTAGTACCTCAAGCTAGAGCTGGATTAAATAAATTTAAAATGGAAACTGCAAAAGAACTAGGTGTTAATTTTACAGATTACAATGGTGATTTAACTTCAAGAGAATGTGGCTCTGTTGGTGGAGAAATGGTTAAAAAAATGGTACAACAGTACGAAGAAAATTTATAA
- a CDS encoding alpha/beta-type small acid-soluble spore protein — translation MSNRTLVPQAREGLNKFKMEAAKEVGVNLTNGYNGDLTSRQNGSVGGQMVKKMVEQYENNL, via the coding sequence ATGTCAAATAGAACATTAGTACCACAAGCTAGAGAAGGGTTAAACAAATTTAAAATGGAAGCTGCAAAGGAAGTTGGAGTTAATTTAACTAATGGTTACAATGGAGATCTTACTTCTAGACAAAACGGATCTGTAGGCGGACAAATGGTTAAAAAAATGGTAGAACAATACGAAAACAATCTATAA
- a CDS encoding M16 family metallopeptidase → MEKVTFKNGVKLLYKSAENNLTSFTIGFNAGANREGNSELGIAHVVEHMLFKGTNSRTEYQINKLCDETFGFCNAMTNYPYAVYYGTTLDEDFEKGFEIYSDILLNPTFPVEGFKEEIDVISAELKEWKDDSNQFCEDSMLYNGFNVRRIKNLIIGTEESIRSITVDRIKNFYCKYYAPDNCVVSVISSMSFKCVSDIVEKYLCNFNKKSFNTELVKEDEHIEDAQQYIYENNNPGTYFQYRDDLQGAKIQYCFPIHNLNDREISALKLFSLVFGEGTSSILYDEIRTKRGLVYDISSKIKNETGIKLFTITLGTSFENVHNTIEIINNQIEEVKKLKGHFEKASVLKLCKSYKLRRMLALERSIQTSMNLCVYEVMYGDGSVIFSEFKGMENISEVEIMEVVNRVLVNATIQVLMPSKV, encoded by the coding sequence ATGGAAAAAGTTACGTTTAAAAATGGAGTAAAGTTACTATATAAAAGTGCAGAGAATAATTTAACTTCCTTTACCATAGGATTTAATGCTGGAGCAAATCGTGAGGGTAATAGTGAACTCGGAATTGCTCACGTGGTTGAGCATATGCTTTTTAAGGGTACCAATTCCCGAACGGAATACCAGATTAATAAATTATGTGATGAAACCTTCGGATTTTGTAATGCAATGACTAATTATCCCTATGCAGTATATTATGGAACCACATTAGATGAGGATTTTGAAAAGGGTTTTGAAATTTACTCGGATATACTTTTGAATCCAACTTTTCCAGTGGAGGGGTTCAAAGAAGAGATAGATGTTATTTCCGCCGAATTAAAAGAGTGGAAAGATGATTCTAATCAGTTTTGCGAAGATTCCATGCTTTATAATGGGTTTAATGTGCGAAGAATAAAGAATTTAATTATAGGTACAGAAGAATCAATTCGTTCCATTACCGTAGACAGAATTAAAAATTTTTATTGCAAATACTATGCCCCAGATAATTGCGTAGTGAGCGTAATATCTTCTATGAGCTTTAAATGTGTTTCAGACATAGTGGAAAAGTATCTTTGTAATTTTAATAAAAAATCATTTAATACTGAGCTAGTTAAAGAAGATGAGCATATAGAAGATGCACAGCAATATATATACGAAAATAATAATCCAGGTACCTACTTCCAATATAGAGATGACTTGCAAGGTGCTAAAATTCAATATTGTTTCCCCATTCATAATTTAAATGATAGAGAGATTAGTGCACTAAAGCTATTTAGCTTGGTTTTCGGAGAAGGTACAAGCAGTATACTATATGATGAAATTAGAACTAAAAGAGGCCTTGTCTATGATATAAGTAGTAAAATTAAAAATGAGACAGGAATAAAACTTTTTACTATTACCCTTGGGACTTCCTTTGAAAATGTACATAACACCATAGAAATTATTAATAATCAAATTGAGGAAGTTAAAAAATTAAAGGGCCATTTTGAAAAGGCCTCAGTTTTAAAACTATGTAAAAGTTACAAATTAAGAAGGATGCTAGCGTTAGAGAGATCTATTCAAACTAGTATGAATTTATGTGTATATGAAGTTATGTATGGAGATGGTTCTGTAATTTTTTCTGAATTTAAAGGGATGGAAAATATAAGTGAAGTGGAAATAATGGAAGTAGTAAACAGAGTTTTAGTGAATGCTACTATTCAAGTCTTGATGCCTAGCAAGGTTTAA